Proteins found in one Pyrus communis chromosome 15, drPyrComm1.1, whole genome shotgun sequence genomic segment:
- the LOC137718489 gene encoding transcription factor TGA7-like, translating into MASTFAGVGMLQESMSYPSTQFATSRQMGIYEPFRQVDVWKETLRGDHGSNTAASSIIEVDSGIETKFGFVSHESMMPSGNDHEPNRSADKVRRRLEQNREAARKSRLRKKAYVQQLETSRLKLAQLEQELDKARKQGAYAGNALGTSHMGYNGALNSGITTFEMEYGHWVEEQYRQNVELRNALQDHVTDIELLKLVKGALNHYANLFRMKADAATADVFYLLSGIWRTSVERYFHWIGGFRPSELLNIVLPQLQPLTDQQLLDFCNLRLSSQQAEDALSQGMDKLQQTLALSIAADQMSGESFGSQMASALEKLEALENFVSQADHLRQQTLQQMSRILTTYQAAQALLAMGEYFHRLRALSSLWTARPREPT; encoded by the exons ATGGCTTCCACTTTTGCTGGAGTAGGCATGTTACAAGAG AGTATGAGCTATCCATCAACTCAGTTTGCCACCTCAAGACAAATGGGGATATACGAGCCGTTCCGCCAGGTTGATGTGTGGAAAGAAACCTTGAGAGGTGATCACGGCTCTAACACAGCTGCTTCCTCAATTATAGAAGTGGATTCTGGGATCGAAACCAAG TTTGGATTTGTTTCTCATGAATCCATGATGCCTTCTGGCAATGATCATGAACCGAACAGATCGGCTGATAAG GTACGGAGACGGTTAGAACAAAATCGTGAAGCTGCACGTAAGAGTCGTTTGCGAAAAAAA GCTTATGTTCAACAACTCGAAACAAGCCGCTTAAAACTAGCACAGCTGGAGCAGGAACTTGACAAAGCTAGAAAACAG GGTGCCTATGCAGGCAATGCATTAGGTACTAGTCATATGGGATACAATGGAGCTTTGAATTCAG GGATCACTACATTTGAGATGGAATATGGACACTGGGTTGAAGAACAATACAGACAGAATGTTGAACTCAGAAATGCACTGCAAGATCATGTAACGGACATAGAACTGCTGAAACTCGTGAAGGGTGCCTTGAACCATTACGCCAATCTTTTCCGAATGAAGGCAGATGCAGCAACGGCTGATGTCTTTTACTTACTGTCTGGCATATGGCGAACATCAGTTGAACGCTATTTTCATTGGATTGGAGGATTTCGCCCCTCAGAGCTGCTAAAC ATTGTGTTGCCGCAGCTTCAGCCATTGACTGATCAACAACTTTTGGATTTCTGTAACCTGCGGCTATCGTCTCAGCAAGCGGAGGATGCTCTCTCGCAGGGTATGGACAAACTGCAGCAGACATTGGCACTCAGCATAGCAGCTGATCAAATGAGTGGAGAAAGTTTCGGATCTCAGATGGCTTCTGCACTTGAGAAGTTGGAAGCACTAGAGAACTTTGTCAGCCAG GCAGATCACCTTCGGCAGCAAACACTGCAGCAAATGTCTCGAATCCTCACAACATACCAAGCAGCGCAAGCCTTGCTTGCAATGGGGGAGTACTTTCACCGGCTACGTGCCCTCAGTTCTCTTTGGACTGCTCGTCCCCGTGAACCAACATAG